A region of Syngnathoides biaculeatus isolate LvHL_M chromosome 20, ASM1980259v1, whole genome shotgun sequence DNA encodes the following proteins:
- the napepld gene encoding N-acyl-phosphatidylethanolamine-hydrolyzing phospholipase D isoform X1 produces MEKQSSSDVKVPGEREGFVEGRVVLRGAQGGKGVPHPEAQRRCSSSRSSRKSFRLDYRMEEEVTKSCRDRRGRFMNPWSTWRFPSYPRLLRFFFLDENHSNIPSSKEALDKELPVLEPYFVRKPDLSPSGPGLRVTWLGHASVLVEIDGLNILTDPIFSQRASAIQFVGPKRYRGPPCSVQQLPRIDAVVISHSHYDHLDAGTVAGLNTRFGAELRWFVPLGLMDWLAKAGCENVIELDWWEENCVPTHDDVAFVCTPSQHWSKRTALDGNKSLWASWAVLGPDHRFFFAGDTGYCSVFREIGRRFGPFDLAAIPIGAYLPRDVMKGQHVDPEEAVQIHMDLQAKRSLAIHWGTFALACEHYLDPPRRLKEALKRNGLEPESFFTLHHGESRLLRSGNGEVSP; encoded by the exons ATGGAAAAGCAGTCATCGTCAGACGTAAAGGTCCCAGGGGAGCGAGAAGGCTTCGTGGAG GGTCGTGTCGTGCTGAGAGGGGCTCAGGGCGGGAAGGGGGTTCCACATCCCGAAGCCCAAAGGAGGTGCAGCTCGTCCCGTTCCTCCCGCAAAAGCTTCCGCCTGGACTACCGCATGGAG GAAGAAGTCACAAAGTCCTGTCGTGACAGACGTGGCCGTTTTATGAATCCGTGGTCCACGTGGCGGTTCCCCTCTTACCCCAGGCTGCTCCGCTTCTTCTTTCTGGACGAGAACCACAGCAATATCCCGTCTAGTAAAGAG GCCCTCGATAAAGAGCTGCCGGTGCTGGAGCCGTACTTTGTCCGCAAGCCGGACCTCTCCCCCTCCGGTCCGGGTCTGAGGGTCACCTGGCTTGGGCACGCCTCGGTCTTGGTGGAAATAGATGGGTTGAACATTCTGACGGATCCCATTTTCAGCCAGAGGGCGTCGGCGATTCAGTTCGTGGGTCCCAAACGATACAGAGGGCCCCCTTGTAGCGTGCAACAG TTGCCCCGGATCGACGCTGTGGTCATTAGTCATTCGCACTACGACCACCTTGATGCCGGAACAGTGGCTGGCCTCAACACGCGCTTTGGAGCGGAGTTACGTTG GTTTGTGCCCCTCGGCTTGATGGACTGGCTGGCCAAGGCGGGCTGCGAGAACGTGATAGAGTTGGACTGGTGGGAGGAGAACTGCGTCCCGACTCATGACGACGTCGCGTTTGTATGCACACCTTCTCAGCACTGGAGCAAACGCACCGCGTTGGACGGCAACAAG TCATTATGGGCCAGCTGGGCTGTTTTAGGTCCAGACCACCGGTTCTTCTTCGCTGGTGACACCGGCTACTGCTCAGTCTTCAGGGAGATTGGGCGACGCTTCGGGCCGTTTGACCTCGCGGCGATCCCCATCGGCGCATACCTGCCGAG GGATGTGATGAAAGGGCAACACGTGGACCCGGAGGAGGCGGTTCAGATTCACATGGACCTTCAGGCCAAACGCTCGTTGGCCATCCACTGGGGAACCTTTGCTTTAGCCTGTGAG CACTATCTGGATCCACCGCGTCGTCTCAAGGAAGCGTTGAAGAGGAACGGCTTGGAACCCGAATCTTTCTTCACGCTGCACCACGGAGAGTCTCGCCTCCTGAGATCTGGCAACGGCGAGGTCTCTCCCTGA
- the napepld gene encoding N-acyl-phosphatidylethanolamine-hydrolyzing phospholipase D isoform X2: MWICLFQPLWPRTAACAPHAHLFWFSTTSLHCCRSVCERRANTQWLVNAPAVKRMPLIKMNGPPLLSINAAKHLRHLFARLSLKCGGEPMEKQSSSDVKVPGEREGFVEGRVVLRGAQGGKGVPHPEAQRRCSSSRSSRKSFRLDYRMEEEVTKSCRDRRGRFMNPWSTWRFPSYPRLLRFFFLDENHSNIPSSKEALDKELPVLEPYFVRKPDLSPSGPGLRVTWLGHASVLVEIDGLNILTDPIFSQRASAIQFVGPKRYRGPPCSVQQLPRIDAVVISHSHYDHLDAGTVAGLNTRFGAELRWFVPLGLMDWLAKAGCENVIELDWWEENCVPTHDDVAFVCTPSQHWSKRTALDGNKSLWASWAVLGPDHRFFFAGDTGYCSVFREIGRRFGPFDLAAIPIGAYLPRDVMKGQHVDPEEAVQIHMDLQAKRSLAIHWGTFALACEHYLDPPRRLKEALKRNGLEPESFFTLHHGESRLLRSGNGEVSP; this comes from the exons ATgtggatttgtttatttcagCCACTTTGGCCCAGAACGGCAGCCTGCGCTCCACACGCACATTTGTTTTGGTTCTCAACCACAAGCCTCCATTGTTGTCGCAGCGTCTGTGAGAGACGCGCAAATACACAGTGGCTAGTGAACGCGCCGGCAGTAAAGAGGATGCCCCTCATCAAAATGAATGGACCACCTCTCCTCTCAATCAATGCTGCAAAACACTTAAGACACCTTTTCGCCCGATTGTCCTTGAA ATGTGGAGGTGAGCCCATGGAAAAGCAGTCATCGTCAGACGTAAAGGTCCCAGGGGAGCGAGAAGGCTTCGTGGAG GGTCGTGTCGTGCTGAGAGGGGCTCAGGGCGGGAAGGGGGTTCCACATCCCGAAGCCCAAAGGAGGTGCAGCTCGTCCCGTTCCTCCCGCAAAAGCTTCCGCCTGGACTACCGCATGGAG GAAGAAGTCACAAAGTCCTGTCGTGACAGACGTGGCCGTTTTATGAATCCGTGGTCCACGTGGCGGTTCCCCTCTTACCCCAGGCTGCTCCGCTTCTTCTTTCTGGACGAGAACCACAGCAATATCCCGTCTAGTAAAGAG GCCCTCGATAAAGAGCTGCCGGTGCTGGAGCCGTACTTTGTCCGCAAGCCGGACCTCTCCCCCTCCGGTCCGGGTCTGAGGGTCACCTGGCTTGGGCACGCCTCGGTCTTGGTGGAAATAGATGGGTTGAACATTCTGACGGATCCCATTTTCAGCCAGAGGGCGTCGGCGATTCAGTTCGTGGGTCCCAAACGATACAGAGGGCCCCCTTGTAGCGTGCAACAG TTGCCCCGGATCGACGCTGTGGTCATTAGTCATTCGCACTACGACCACCTTGATGCCGGAACAGTGGCTGGCCTCAACACGCGCTTTGGAGCGGAGTTACGTTG GTTTGTGCCCCTCGGCTTGATGGACTGGCTGGCCAAGGCGGGCTGCGAGAACGTGATAGAGTTGGACTGGTGGGAGGAGAACTGCGTCCCGACTCATGACGACGTCGCGTTTGTATGCACACCTTCTCAGCACTGGAGCAAACGCACCGCGTTGGACGGCAACAAG TCATTATGGGCCAGCTGGGCTGTTTTAGGTCCAGACCACCGGTTCTTCTTCGCTGGTGACACCGGCTACTGCTCAGTCTTCAGGGAGATTGGGCGACGCTTCGGGCCGTTTGACCTCGCGGCGATCCCCATCGGCGCATACCTGCCGAG GGATGTGATGAAAGGGCAACACGTGGACCCGGAGGAGGCGGTTCAGATTCACATGGACCTTCAGGCCAAACGCTCGTTGGCCATCCACTGGGGAACCTTTGCTTTAGCCTGTGAG CACTATCTGGATCCACCGCGTCGTCTCAAGGAAGCGTTGAAGAGGAACGGCTTGGAACCCGAATCTTTCTTCACGCTGCACCACGGAGAGTCTCGCCTCCTGAGATCTGGCAACGGCGAGGTCTCTCCCTGA
- the lrtm2a gene encoding leucine-rich repeat and transmembrane domain-containing protein 2: MPPHSRFPGGIGLPTSGPVFLCLLVALLQPASLCPPPCLCSSDGRLVDCGGRGLSSPPPLHLLPAGSRSLLLANNKLASLGASAFANLSSLEELDLSNNYLDNLPAGLFRDMSNLTKLSLNNNSLTGMDRELFQGLGGLQSLDLSLNGLASVPLGLLDEVEGLRWLSLAGNRLRGLERAAFEPLAHLQHLELGHNPWECDCNLREFKHWMEWLLYRGGKVDAVECTLPKDLRGRDIRGVPVEMFNYCLQLEDENGGGGGEGSRGGPPCSRGALNPSGVPPISGGDDSSSNTGGRGGGEAPAECVRARYRPVSVRRAIGTVVIAGVVCGIVCIMMVAAAAYGCIYASLMAKYQRELKKRQPLMGDGEVDADDRDEKQISSVA, from the exons TCTTCCTCTGCCTGCTGGTGGCGCTGCTCCAGCCGGCCTCCCTTTGCCCCCCGCCCTGTCTCTGCTCTTCAGACGGCCGGCTGGTGGACTGCGGGGGCCGCGGCCTCTCCTCGCCCCCTCCCCTGCACCTTCTGCCAGCGGGGAGTCGCTCGCTCCTGCTGGCCAACAACAAGCTGGCTTCGCTGGGAGCCTCGGCCTTCGCTAACCTCTCCTCTCTGGAG GAACTGGACCTCTCGAACAACTACCTTGACAATTTACCGGCTGGATTATTCCGAGACATGAGCAATCTGACCAAACTGAGCCTGAACAACAACTCTCTTACAGGAATGGACAGAGAGCTCTTCCAG GGTCTGGGGGGTCTCCAGAGTCTGGATCTTTCACTCAACGGCCTGGCATCTGTTCCTTTGGGGCTTTTGGATGAAGTCGAGGGGCTCAG GTGGCTGTCTCTGGCTGGTAACAGGCTTCGCGGATTGGAGAGGGCGGCGTTTGAGCCTCTCGCCCACCTCCAACACCTGGAACTGGGACACAACCCCTGGGAATGTGACTGCAACCTACGGGAGTTCAAACACTGGATGGAGTGGCTATTGTACAGAG GCGGAAAGGTGGATGCAGTGGAGTGCACGCTACCGAAAGATCTGCGGGGGCGAGACATCCGTGGCGTTCCCGTGGAAATGTTCAACTACTGCCTGCAGCTCGAGGATGAGAacgggggaggaggaggcgaaGGATCCCGAGGAGGGCCTCCCTGCAGCAGGGGCGCTCTTAACCCCAGCGGTGTGCCGCCAATTTCTGGTGGTGATGACTCCTCTTCAAACACAGGAGGAAGGGGAGGTGGCGAGGCCCCGGCAGAATGCGTGCGCGCCCGCTACCGGCCCGTGAGCGTGCGGCGCGCCATCGGCACGGTGGTGATCGCCGGCGTGGTGTGCGGCATCGTCTGCATCATGATGGTGGCCGCCGCTGCGTACGGTTGCATCTACGCCTCGCTCATGGCCAAATATCAGCGGGAGCTGAAGAAGAGGCAGCCGCTCATGGGAGACGGCGAGGTGGACGCGGATGACAGGGATGAGAAACAGATCTCTTCGGTGGCGTAG